Within the Pseudomonadota bacterium genome, the region ATCACGCCGATCTCGTTGTTGACGTGCATGACGCTCGCGAGAATGGTGTCGGGACGCAGCGCCGCCTCGAATTTCTTCAGGTCGAGCAGGCCGTTCGGTTCCGGGTCGAGGTAGGTGACCTCGTAGCCCTCGCGCTCGAGCTGGCGGCAGGAATCCAGTACCGCCTTGTGCTCGGTCTTCAGCGTAACGATGTGCTTGCCGTTCTTGTGGTAGAAGTGCGCGACGCCCTTCAGGGCCAGGTTGTCGGATTCGGTCGCACCGGAGGTCCAGATGATCTCCTTGGGATCGGCGTTGACCAGCCGCGCCACCTCGGCCCGCGCGTTCTCGACGGCCGCCTCGGCCTGCCAGCCGTAGGAATGGGAGCGCGACGCCGGGTTGCCGAACTGCCCCTGGCGCGTGAGATAGGCCATCATCTTCTCCGCCACCCGCTCGTCGACCGGCGTGGTTGCGGAATAGTCCATGTAGATGGGAACACTGATATTCATTGCTCTACCCTGCTCGTTGATCGTTTGCCTGGTTTACTGCGGGTCATGCCACGGTCTTGCGCAGGCGCGCCAGCTCGACCTCCTGGCGTCCGCGCTGGCGGCGCACGACCCGGCTCACCGCCTCGCGCTGCAGGAAACTGGCCAGCGTGACGCTGGCGAGAAACTCGTGGATCCTGTCGCCGAGCTGATGCCAGAGTTCGTGCGTCAGGCAGCGTTCGCCGTCCTGGCAGTCGGTACGTCCGCCGCACAGGGTGACATCGATGCCCTCGCCGATGGCGTCTATGATTTCCGCCACCGAGATGTCCTCCGGCGGGCGCGACAGCTGGTAGCCGCCGCCCGGTCCGCGGATGCCCTCCACCAGCCCCTGCTTGCGCAGGCGGGCAAACAGCTGTTCCAGATAGGACAGCGATATGCCCTGGGTTTCGGAGATATCCGCCAGGGTTACCGCACCCTCCCCGTGATGGACGGCGAGATCCATCATGGCGGTTACGGCATAACGTCCTTTGGTCGATAGTCGCATGCTAGTTTCCTGCCGGATAAACCCATTTGGGGATGCCCGCGCCAATAACCAAGTAATTTAGTCAGGAAATATTATGCGGGACTCGCGCGGTACTGGCAAGCGCCGGGCACTATTACAATGGGGATATACGCCGGCCCGGCGCGGCCGGCCGCGCAGTCAGGATTCGACGCCGAGCAGGGCGTCCATCCCCGCGTCGTGCAGGTCGCCGGCCGCTACCACGACCCGCCCGGGAATGAAGCGATGCCCCTGCATCAGGCAATAACCCAGCCATTTCTGCAGGAACCGGTTCATGCGCCACTTCTCGACCAGCGAGTAGCTGTGATACATGCGATGGTACAGCGCGTGGCGCCGGCCGCGGCGGCGGCCGCAGGAGATCACCTCCGCCACCTGGGCGTCGTGGTACATCCTGACCTGCATGTCCGGCGCGGGAAAGCGGCCGTCCCGGTCGGTGAACCAGTAGGTCAGGCGGAAGGTGGTGGTGAAACGGCAGCGCTCGATGACGCGCAGGTGCAGGTCGAGCACACCGTCGACCCGGGAGATGGTGTAGTCCGGCAGGTCGTCGATGTCCGGCACCAGGTTGCGTATGCGGATGTAGTTGCACTCATAGATTTCCATGAGCCCGGCGAAGTTCTTGGCCGGGATGCCATGGTGCTCGAAATGTCGCAACGTGCAGTACATAGACAGATCATATCATGACGGAATTATTCTGCTGGACGTTGGCGGTGGCGTCCGGCACTGGTATTTGCATCGCTATCGGCGATAATCTGTCTTACTTGACGGACCGTCAACCGTTGACAACAACGAGCGGCCATGCCTGAAGATATCGTTACCCAGCTGCGCACGCGGCTGCCGGCGCACTGCGTGCTGCACCGGGAAGAAGACCTGCGCCCCTACGAGTGCGACGCCCTGTCCGCCTACCGGCGGCTGCCGCTGGCCGTGGTCATCCCGGAGACGCTGGCACAGGTGCGCACGACGCTGGCGCTGTGCAGCGCGCAACGCGTGCCGGTGGTGGCGCGCGGCGCCGGCACCGGGCTGTCGGGCGGCGCCATGCCGCTCGGCGACGGCATCCTGCTCAGTATGGCGCGTTTCAACCGCATCCTCGCCATCGACACCGCCAACCGCACTGCGCGCGTGCAGCCCGGCGTGACCAACCTGTCGATCTCGAAGGCCGCCGCGCCTTACGGGCTGTACTACGCGCCCGACCCCTCCTCGCAGATCGCCTGCTCGATCGGCGGCAACGTCGCGGAGAACGCCGGCGGCGTGCACTGTTTGAAATACGGTCTCACGACGCACAACATCCTGGCATTGCAGGTCATCACCATCGATGGCGCAACGCTCGAGATCGGCGGCTCGGCGCTGGACAGCCCCGGCTACGACCTGCTCGCGCTGATGACCGGTTCGGAAGGACTGCTCGGCGTGATCACCGAGGTGACGGTCAGGCTGCTGCCGCAGCCGCGCGCCGCGCAGGTGGTGATGGCGGCATTCGACACCGTCGAGGCCGCCGCCGCCGCGGTCACCGCGACCATCGCCAGCGGCATCGTGCCGGCCGGGCTGGAGCTGCTGGACAATCCCGCCATCAGGGCGGTCGCGCGTTTCATCGACACCGGCTATCCGCCCGATGCCGGCGCCATCCTGCTGTGCGAGGTGGACGGCGAGGCGGAGGACGTCAGCGAGCAGATCGATCGCGCCAGCCGGGTGTTCCGCGACGCCGGCTGCACCTCGCTCGCGGTATCGCGTGATGAAGCCGAGCGCCAGCGCTTCTGGGCCGGGCGCAAGGCGGCCTTCCCGGCCATGGGCCGGCTCTCGCCCGATTACTACTGCATGGACGGCACCATCCCGCGCCGGCATCTGGCCGAGGTGCTGAACGGCATCGGCGCGCTGTCGCGCGAATACGGCCTGCAGATCTGCAACGTGTTCCACGCCGGCGACGGCAACCTGCACCCGCTGATCCTGTACGATGCCAACCAGCCCGGGGAGCTGGAACGCACCGAGGAACTGGGCGGCAGGATCCTGGAGCTGTGCGTCGCCGTCGGCGGCACCATTACCGGCGAGCACGGCGTCGGGCTGGAGAAGATCAACCAGATGTGCGTCCAGTTCAACAGTCCCGAGCTGGCACAGTTTCATGCCGTCAAAGCCGCGTTCGACCCGGACGGCCTGCTCAATCCCGGCAAGGCCATACCGACCCTGCACCGCTGCGCGGAGTTCGGCGCCATGCACGTCCATCACGGACAGCTGCCGCATCCCGAGCTGGAACGGTTCTGATTCTGACCGCATGACGGACGCCAGCGCCATCCAGGAACAGATCCGCGCCGCCGCGGAAACCGGCACCGCGCACGTCATCCGCGGCGGCGGCAGCAAGCCGCTGCTCGGCCGTGCCGTCGCCGGCGAGCCGCTGGACATCGCCGGCTACCGCGGCATCATCGACTATGCGCCCGCGGAACTGGTCGTCTCCGCGCGCGCCGGCACGCCGCTGGCGGACGTCGAGGCCACGCTCGCGGACCAGGGCCAGATGCTCGCCTTCGAACCGCCCCACCTCGGCAGCGGTGCGACGCTCGGCGGCACCATCGCCTGCGGCCTGTCCGGACCGCGGCGCCCGTACACGGGCGCCGCGCGCGACTTCGTGCTGGGTGTGAACTGCGTGAACGGCAAGGGTGACTACCTGCGCTTCGGCGGCCGGGTCATGAAGAACGTCGCCGGCTACGACCTCTCACGCCTGCTGACCGGTTCGCACGGCACCCTGGCGGTACTGCTCGACATCCATCTCAAGGTGCTGCCGCGGCCGGAAACGGAGCTCACCCTGCTGCAGCCGTGCACGGCCGCGGATGCGATCGAACGCTGCAACCGCTGGGCGGGACAGCCGCTGCCGCTGAGCGGCGCCTGCCACTTCGACCATCAGCTGCTGTTGCGGCTGTCCGGCTATGCCCGTGGCGTGGAGGCCGCGGCGCACCGGCTCGGCGGCGAACGGCTCGACGACAGCAGCCGCTTCTGGGAGCACCTGCGTGAGCAGCGCCTGCCGTTCTTCGACAATGCCCGGCCATTGTGGCGCGTGGCGGTGGCGCCGGCCACGCCGCCGCTGGCGATCGCGGGCGAATGGCTCATGGACTGGGGCGGTGCGCAGCGCTGGCTGCTCACCGACGCACCGGCCGCGTCGGTGCAGGCCGCGGCACGGGCAGCCGGCGGCCACGCGACCCTGTGGCGCGGCGGCACGGACGCGGAATGGCTGCAGCCGCTGCCACCTGCACTGCTGGCACTGCAGCGGCGGCTGAAGCAGGCCTTCGACCCGGCCGGCATCCTCAACCCGGGCCGCCTGTACCACGCCCTCTGACACGGAACCCGCCATGCAGACCGCACTGCCCGAAAGCCTGCTCGCCACCCGCGCCGGACGCGAGGCCGACGAGATCCTGCGCAATTGCGTGCACTGCGGCTTCTGCAACGCCACCTGCCCGACCTACCAGCTCACCGGCGACGAACTCGACGGGCCGCGCGGACGCATCTATCTCATCAAGCAGGTACTGGAAGGCCGTCCGCCCGGCGCGCAGACACGCCTGCACCTGGACCGCTGCCTGACCTGCCGCGCCTGCGAGACCACCTGCCCGTCCGGCGTCGACTACCACCGGCTGCTCGACACCGGCCGCGCCCTGACCGCGCAGGCGCTGCCGCGCGCGCCCGTACAGCGCGTGCTGCGCCTGCTCCTGCGCCGGCTGCTGACCCGGCCGCGGCTGTTCGGCGCGCTGCTGCGTGGCGGTCAGGCGCTGCGCCCGCTGCTGCCGCGCCCCTGCGCGTCCGGATACCCGCACACCGCACGCTACCGCCCCAGGCCGCCGGCGCAGCACGCACACGCACCATGCTGCTGCTGGATGGCTGCGTGCAGCCGGCGCTGGCGCCGCAGATCAACCATGCCGCGCGCGCCGTGCTCGGGGCGCTCGGCATCGACCTGGTCAGCGCCCGTGCGGCCGGCTGCTGCGGCGCGCTCAGCCACCACCTCGACGCCCAGGCCGAGGCGCAGGATTTCATGCGCCGCAACATCGATGCCTGGTGGCCGCATATCGAGGCCGGTGCCGAGGCCATCGTGATCACCGCCAGCGGCTGCGCCCCGATGGTCAAGGACTACGGCCAGCTGCTGGCGGACGACCCGGCATACGCCGCACGGGCCGGCCGCGTGAGCGCGCTCGCGCGCGATCTCGGCGAGGTGATCGCCGCCGAACAGCCGGACGCCGTGCTCGCGCGCGCGCGCGCGACACGCATCGCCTTTCACTCGCCCTGCACCCTGCAGCACGGCCAGCGCCTCGGCGGCGTGGTCGAGAACCTGCTCGAACGGCTCGGCTATACGCTCGTGCCGGTCGCCGACGGCCACCTGTGCTGCGGCTCGGCCGGCACCTACTCGCTGCTGCAGCCCGCCCTGGCAGCCCGGCTGCGCGCCAACAAGCTGGCCGCCCTGCAGCAGGACGCACCGACGCTGATCGCGACCGCGAACATCGGCTGCCACCAGCACCTGGCCGGGCACGCCGCCGTTCCGGTCGTGCACTGGATCGAACTCCTCTCCAACCTGCTACCCGGAGCAAAGCCATGACTGCCCCCGTACTGCCCCTCCTGGTCGAACCCGACGCGCTGGAGCAATCATTGGGTACCGAGAATCTCCTCGTTGTCGACCTGAGCAAGGCCGAGACCTACGCCCGGCTCCATATCCCGGGTGCCGTACACCTCGACTACCCGCAGATCATCGCCGCGCGCCGGCCGGTGATGGGACTGCTGCCGGATGACACGGCCCTGGAGCGGCTGTTCTCCGCCATCGGCATCGACAACGACACCCACGTCGTGGCCTACGACGACGAGGGCGGCGGGCGTGCCAGCCGCCTGCTGTGGACGCTGGCCGCGGCCGGCCACGCGCGCTACTCGCTGCTCAACGGCGGCCTGCACTCCTGGGCCAACGAGGGCCATCCGCTCGATGCGCAACGCGTCACGCCGGTGGCGAAATCCTTCACGGTACGGCGCGATCCCGACCCGGTCGCCACGCGCGAGCACATCCGCGCGCATCTCGGCGACAGCGCGGTTTGCCTGCTGGACGTGCGCACGCCGGAGGAGTTCAGCGGCGTGAAGCGTTTCGCCGAGCATGGCGGACACATCCCCGGCGCCGTCAACATGGACTGGACTCTGGCCATCGACAGCGCACGCAACCTGCGGTTCAAGCCGGACGCGGAACTGCGCGCGCTGCTGTCAGGCATCGGCGCGACCCCGGAGCGCGAGGTCATCACCTATTGCCAGACCCATCACCGTTCGGCGCATACCTGGCTGGTACTGAAATACCTCGGCTACCCGCACGCGCGGGGCTACCCGGGTTCATGGTCGGACTGGGGCAACGACCCCGCCATGCCGGTGGAGTAACGCGATTGCCGGCGGGCCGTTTGGCACAGGCGCGCCGTGCAGGCGCGAACGATACGGGCACGCTGCCCGGTCGCGGACGCAGTCCGCGGCTACTTGAACAGATATTCCCGGTAGTACTTCAGCTCGCGGATGGAATCGCGCGTGTCGTCCAGCGCCAGGTGCGAGCTTTCCTTCTTGAAACCCTTGGCGATGTTCGGCGACCAGCGCAGCGCCAGTTCCTTGATGGTACTGACATCGAGGTTGCGGTAGTGGAAATAGCGCTCCAGCTCCGGCATGCAGCGCGCGAGGAAGCGCCGGTCCTGGCAGATGCTGTTGCCGCACATGGGCGAGGTGTTCGGCGGCACGTGTTCGGACAGGAACGCGAGGGTCTGCTGCTCGGCCACCAGCTCGTCCAGGGTGCTGGTGCGCACGCGCTCGGTCAGGCCGGACAGGCCGTGCTGGCGCGTGTTCCATTCGTCCATGGCCGCCAGCACCGCATCCGGCTGGTGGATCGCCAGTACCGGACCTTCGGCGATGATGGTGAGCTGGCTGTCGGTGATGATGGTGGCGATCTCGATGATCCGGTCGCTGGTGGTATCCAGGCCGGTCATTTCCAGATCGATCCAGATCAGGTTGTTCGCATCTTGCGCCATGCCGCATCCTTTGAAAAATTATGGTTGAGTCACATTGTAGCAGACGCTACCCTGCCGGCAGGCAACCCGTATAGCGCAATATCGTCATGAATTCATTCACCTATCTATTCCTGGCCGCGCTGGCCGTTTCGGTCCTGCTGCGGCTGTGGCTGGCCTGGCGGCAGCTGGCGCATGTCGGCAGCCACCGCGCGCAGGTCCCGGCATCGTTCGCCGACCGCATCGCGCTGGCCGATCACCACAAGGCCGCGGATTACACCCGGGTGAACACCCGCATCGGCATGCTCGCCCTGCTCTGGGAGGCGCTGATCCTGCTGGGCTGGACCCTCGGCGGCGGCCTGGAATGGCTCGACGGCAGCTGGCGCGGCCTCGACCTGGCGCCGGTATGGACCGGCACCGCCGTGATCCTCAGCAGCATCGTCATCGGCTCGGCCCTGGACCTGCCATTCGCCATCTACCACACCTTCGTGGTGGAGGCGCGCTTCGGCTTCAACCGGTCCACGCCCGCGCTCTTCATCGCCGACCTGCTCAAGCAGACGCTGCTGCTCGCCGCCATCGGCACGCCGCTCGTCGCGCTCGCGCTGTGGATCATGACGGCCGCCGGAACGCTCTGGTGGCTGTACGTGTGGGTGGTGTGGATGGCCTTCACCCTGTTCATGTTCTGGGCCTGGCCGACGGTGATCGCGCCGCTGTTCAACAAGTTCACGCCGCTGGACGACGCCGGCCTGAAGGCGCGCATCCAGGCGCTGATGGACAAGTGCGGGTTCCGCAGCAACGGTATCTTCGTCATGGACGGCTCGCGCCGCTCCGGGCACGGCAACGCCTACTTCACCGGCTTCGGCAACAACAAGCGTATCGTGTTCTACGACACCCTGCTGGAATCGCTGGAACCCGCCGAGATCGAGGCGGTACTGGCGCACGAGCTCGGGCACTTCCGGCTCAAGCACATCCAGAAGCGTCTGCTCTCGAC harbors:
- the glcE gene encoding glycolate oxidase subunit GlcE; its protein translation is MTDASAIQEQIRAAAETGTAHVIRGGGSKPLLGRAVAGEPLDIAGYRGIIDYAPAELVVSARAGTPLADVEATLADQGQMLAFEPPHLGSGATLGGTIACGLSGPRRPYTGAARDFVLGVNCVNGKGDYLRFGGRVMKNVAGYDLSRLLTGSHGTLAVLLDIHLKVLPRPETELTLLQPCTAADAIERCNRWAGQPLPLSGACHFDHQLLLRLSGYARGVEAAAHRLGGERLDDSSRFWEHLREQRLPFFDNARPLWRVAVAPATPPLAIAGEWLMDWGGAQRWLLTDAPAASVQAAARAAGGHATLWRGGTDAEWLQPLPPALLALQRRLKQAFDPAGILNPGRLYHAL
- a CDS encoding Rrf2 family transcriptional regulator; protein product: MRLSTKGRYAVTAMMDLAVHHGEGAVTLADISETQGISLSYLEQLFARLRKQGLVEGIRGPGGGYQLSRPPEDISVAEIIDAIGEGIDVTLCGGRTDCQDGERCLTHELWHQLGDRIHEFLASVTLASFLQREAVSRVVRRQRGRQEVELARLRKTVA
- a CDS encoding FAD-linked oxidase C-terminal domain-containing protein, whose protein sequence is MPEDIVTQLRTRLPAHCVLHREEDLRPYECDALSAYRRLPLAVVIPETLAQVRTTLALCSAQRVPVVARGAGTGLSGGAMPLGDGILLSMARFNRILAIDTANRTARVQPGVTNLSISKAAAPYGLYYAPDPSSQIACSIGGNVAENAGGVHCLKYGLTTHNILALQVITIDGATLEIGGSALDSPGYDLLALMTGSEGLLGVITEVTVRLLPQPRAAQVVMAAFDTVEAAAAAVTATIASGIVPAGLELLDNPAIRAVARFIDTGYPPDAGAILLCEVDGEAEDVSEQIDRASRVFRDAGCTSLAVSRDEAERQRFWAGRKAAFPAMGRLSPDYYCMDGTIPRRHLAEVLNGIGALSREYGLQICNVFHAGDGNLHPLILYDANQPGELERTEELGGRILELCVAVGGTITGEHGVGLEKINQMCVQFNSPELAQFHAVKAAFDPDGLLNPGKAIPTLHRCAEFGAMHVHHGQLPHPELERF
- a CDS encoding M48 family metallopeptidase; this translates as MNSFTYLFLAALAVSVLLRLWLAWRQLAHVGSHRAQVPASFADRIALADHHKAADYTRVNTRIGMLALLWEALILLGWTLGGGLEWLDGSWRGLDLAPVWTGTAVILSSIVIGSALDLPFAIYHTFVVEARFGFNRSTPALFIADLLKQTLLLAAIGTPLVALALWIMTAAGTLWWLYVWVVWMAFTLFMFWAWPTVIAPLFNKFTPLDDAGLKARIQALMDKCGFRSNGIFVMDGSRRSGHGNAYFTGFGNNKRIVFYDTLLESLEPAEIEAVLAHELGHFRLKHIQKRLLSTMALSLAGLALLGALAQQDWFYAGLGVSRPSAWMALLLFMLVLPVFSFILQPLLSRLSRKHEFEADAYAVAQSSGRDLVHALVKMYRENASTLTPDPLYSAWHDSHPPAPVRIARIYANIKA
- a CDS encoding sulfurtransferase, whose protein sequence is MTAPVLPLLVEPDALEQSLGTENLLVVDLSKAETYARLHIPGAVHLDYPQIIAARRPVMGLLPDDTALERLFSAIGIDNDTHVVAYDDEGGGRASRLLWTLAAAGHARYSLLNGGLHSWANEGHPLDAQRVTPVAKSFTVRRDPDPVATREHIRAHLGDSAVCLLDVRTPEEFSGVKRFAEHGGHIPGAVNMDWTLAIDSARNLRFKPDAELRALLSGIGATPEREVITYCQTHHRSAHTWLVLKYLGYPHARGYPGSWSDWGNDPAMPVE
- a CDS encoding DUF1249 domain-containing protein, which translates into the protein MYCTLRHFEHHGIPAKNFAGLMEIYECNYIRIRNLVPDIDDLPDYTISRVDGVLDLHLRVIERCRFTTTFRLTYWFTDRDGRFPAPDMQVRMYHDAQVAEVISCGRRRGRRHALYHRMYHSYSLVEKWRMNRFLQKWLGYCLMQGHRFIPGRVVVAAGDLHDAGMDALLGVES
- the orn gene encoding oligoribonuclease, whose translation is MAQDANNLIWIDLEMTGLDTTSDRIIEIATIITDSQLTIIAEGPVLAIHQPDAVLAAMDEWNTRQHGLSGLTERVRTSTLDELVAEQQTLAFLSEHVPPNTSPMCGNSICQDRRFLARCMPELERYFHYRNLDVSTIKELALRWSPNIAKGFKKESSHLALDDTRDSIRELKYYREYLFK